One Streptomyces sp. P9-A2 DNA window includes the following coding sequences:
- a CDS encoding SCO2584 family spore wall biosynthesis protein — protein MPEDVGGTPFPDGGEPDDDHDRGVSDEEFGPVVFDEAFIGAAVVHEPTAVERLLAAAQARAEASEAEAHRTRPTTDRYDGHGWYGRRHRDDGAGDDLTGGDDGPDTPEDDYGSPGPYGRQVRWHRPVAWMLALVMGVGMVALAFSAVYRGSSANNRQDPVPPPASTGLEQGGGAAPSASADYSRPDVTVIPSSP, from the coding sequence GTGCCGGAGGACGTGGGGGGCACGCCGTTCCCTGACGGCGGGGAGCCCGACGACGACCACGACCGCGGAGTGTCGGACGAGGAGTTCGGCCCCGTGGTCTTCGACGAGGCCTTCATCGGCGCGGCCGTGGTCCACGAGCCGACCGCCGTCGAACGCCTCCTCGCCGCCGCGCAGGCCAGAGCCGAGGCCTCCGAGGCGGAGGCCCACCGCACCCGCCCGACGACCGATCGGTACGACGGTCACGGATGGTACGGCCGCCGCCACCGGGACGACGGCGCCGGTGACGACCTCACCGGCGGGGACGACGGCCCCGACACCCCGGAGGACGACTACGGCTCCCCGGGGCCGTACGGCAGACAGGTCCGTTGGCACCGCCCGGTCGCCTGGATGCTCGCCCTGGTGATGGGCGTCGGCATGGTCGCGCTCGCCTTCTCGGCCGTCTACCGGGGGTCCTCCGCCAACAACCGGCAGGACCCGGTGCCGCCGCCCGCCTCGACCGGCCTGGAGCAGGGCGGCGGCGCGGCTCCGTCCGCCTCCGCCGACTACTCCCGGCCGGACGTCACGGTGATCCCGAGCAGCCCCTGA
- a CDS encoding histidine phosphatase family protein translates to MAVSPAAETFGSGGSRGRRVILWRHGQTSWNVERRFQGSTDVELTGTGVAQARRAARLLAGLEPDAIIASDLRRAADTAAELAALTGLQPVHDEALRETYAGVWQGLTHDEIIARYGDEYTAWKRGEPVRRGGGELETEVADRAAPVVLRHADKLPDDGILVVVSHGGTIRTTIGRLIGLDPRSWESLGGLTNCCWSVLGEGALGWRLLEHNAGTLPEPVLGDDD, encoded by the coding sequence GTGGCGGTGAGCCCTGCCGCTGAGACGTTCGGCTCCGGCGGAAGCCGGGGCCGTCGCGTCATCCTGTGGCGGCACGGCCAGACCTCCTGGAACGTGGAGCGCCGCTTCCAGGGCAGTACCGACGTGGAGCTGACCGGGACCGGCGTCGCCCAGGCGCGCCGGGCCGCCCGCCTCCTCGCCGGTCTCGAGCCCGACGCGATCATCGCCTCCGACCTGAGGCGGGCCGCCGACACCGCCGCGGAACTCGCCGCCCTCACCGGCCTGCAGCCGGTCCACGACGAGGCCCTGCGGGAGACCTACGCGGGCGTCTGGCAGGGCCTGACGCACGACGAGATCATCGCCAGGTACGGCGACGAGTACACCGCCTGGAAGCGCGGCGAGCCGGTGCGCAGGGGCGGCGGCGAACTGGAGACCGAGGTCGCCGACCGCGCCGCTCCGGTGGTGCTCCGGCACGCGGACAAGCTCCCGGACGACGGCATACTCGTGGTGGTCAGCCACGGCGGCACGATCCGTACCACCATCGGCCGGCTGATCGGCCTCGACCCGCGCAGCTGGGAGAGCCTGGGCGGGCTCACCAACTGCTGCTGGTCCGTCCTCGGCGAGGGCGCCCTGGGCTGGCGGCTGCTCGAGCACAACGCCGGCACCCTGCCGGAACCGGTGCTCGGCGACGACGACTAG
- a CDS encoding LCP family protein, producing the protein MNDRYDAGYGDGGDDPYGLVGYDEYGRPVYRQADTQATAQQAPQQPYDPYRSQGQQDPYGQQGQQDPYGQGWQGYDGGYDYDPYVPGGGSQQHPPQSYDPYGAGTGTGQQSQTPSYDPYGAQGGYGTPQGGGTAAPYDPYGDPYGDSYGQTAQGGTGQQPRVAEQTAHIPQQPGPADDGTGPDGYDGPDDRDDRDDRDDRPAADSETPEREYRTEQFAFVEEPDGDSEDVIDWLQFTENRTERREEAKRRARSRVVALVVVFALVAAGGVGYLWYAGKLPGLSGSDTGTGTTTAAGAQKRDVLVVHLHDTKGGGTATALLVDNTTTKQGTTVLLPNSLALAAEDGTTTTLAKSVEDDGSGGTRSALDTALGTDIEGTWRLDTPYLQNLVDLIGNIVIDTDADVPDPDAKKKGETPLVRKGKGQTLSGKAAVAYATHRASGEAQNAQLERFGQVMQGVLRKMTSDAGAATTTIQTLGQIIEPPLTDKDLGSFLARLADLAKGGDHGTTLLPVQDDGTLTAETSDSVVKEVLGGTAKSPDKDAAVSVSVRNATGVADNTEKARVVLLNGGFTFLEGGTATAAAASEVVYADDADKENASEVAKTLGLPTESVTKGKVSGNARVSVVLGQDYEPGT; encoded by the coding sequence GTGAACGACCGATACGACGCGGGATACGGCGACGGAGGGGACGATCCTTACGGGCTCGTGGGCTACGACGAGTACGGCCGGCCCGTCTACCGCCAGGCCGACACCCAGGCAACGGCCCAGCAGGCCCCGCAGCAGCCGTACGATCCGTACCGGTCACAGGGGCAGCAGGACCCGTACGGGCAGCAGGGGCAGCAGGACCCGTACGGGCAGGGCTGGCAGGGCTACGACGGCGGCTACGACTACGACCCGTACGTCCCCGGAGGCGGCTCGCAGCAACACCCCCCGCAGTCCTACGACCCCTACGGGGCCGGGACCGGGACGGGGCAGCAGTCGCAGACGCCCTCCTACGACCCCTACGGGGCCCAGGGCGGCTACGGCACCCCCCAGGGCGGCGGAACGGCCGCCCCGTACGACCCCTACGGCGACCCCTACGGTGATTCCTACGGGCAGACCGCGCAGGGCGGCACCGGGCAGCAGCCCCGGGTCGCCGAACAGACCGCGCACATCCCGCAGCAGCCCGGCCCGGCCGACGACGGAACCGGCCCCGACGGCTATGACGGACCCGACGACCGTGACGACCGTGACGACCGTGACGACCGCCCGGCCGCGGACTCCGAGACGCCCGAACGGGAATACCGCACCGAGCAGTTCGCCTTCGTCGAGGAACCGGACGGCGACTCCGAGGACGTCATCGACTGGCTGCAGTTCACCGAGAACCGCACCGAGCGCCGCGAAGAGGCCAAACGCCGCGCACGCAGCCGGGTCGTCGCCCTGGTCGTGGTCTTCGCCCTGGTCGCGGCCGGCGGCGTCGGCTACCTCTGGTACGCCGGAAAGCTCCCCGGCCTGTCCGGCTCCGACACCGGTACGGGCACCACGACGGCCGCGGGCGCCCAGAAGCGGGACGTCCTCGTGGTCCACCTGCACGACACCAAGGGGGGCGGCACCGCCACCGCGCTGCTCGTCGACAACACCACCACCAAGCAGGGCACCACCGTCCTGCTGCCCAACTCCCTGGCCCTCGCCGCGGAGGACGGCACCACCACCACACTCGCCAAGTCGGTCGAGGACGACGGATCCGGCGGCACCCGGAGCGCCCTCGACACGGCCCTCGGCACCGACATCGAGGGCACCTGGCGGCTGGACACGCCCTATCTGCAGAACCTCGTCGACCTGATCGGCAACATCGTCATCGACACCGACGCCGACGTGCCCGACCCGGACGCGAAGAAGAAGGGCGAGACCCCCCTGGTGAGGAAGGGGAAGGGCCAGACCCTCAGCGGGAAGGCGGCCGTCGCCTACGCCACCCACCGTGCCTCCGGCGAGGCGCAGAACGCCCAGCTGGAGCGGTTCGGGCAGGTCATGCAGGGGGTGCTGCGGAAGATGACGTCCGACGCGGGCGCCGCGACGACCACCATCCAGACCCTGGGGCAGATCATCGAGCCGCCCCTGACCGACAAGGACCTCGGCTCCTTCCTCGCCCGGCTCGCCGACCTGGCCAAGGGCGGCGACCACGGCACCACGCTGCTGCCGGTCCAGGACGACGGCACGCTCACCGCGGAGACGAGCGACAGCGTGGTCAAGGAGGTGCTCGGCGGCACCGCGAAGAGCCCCGACAAGGACGCGGCCGTCAGCGTCTCCGTGCGCAACGCCACCGGTGTCGCGGACAACACCGAGAAGGCCAGGGTCGTGCTCCTCAACGGCGGCTTCACCTTCCTGGAGGGCGGGACCGCCACCGCGGCCGCGGCCTCCGAGGTCGTCTACGCGGACGACGCCGACAAGGAGAACGCCTCCGAGGTGGCCAAGACCCTGGGACTGCCCACCGAGTCCGTCACCAAGGGCAAGGTCTCCGGGAACGCCAGGGTCTCGGTGGTCCTGGGCCAGGACTACGAGCCGGGCACCTGA
- the nadD gene encoding nicotinate-nucleotide adenylyltransferase → MGEQDMPTGPVDDTAGEPIEAAVTTGAGAEGTARQPVSGAEHRPAPRRAGGPGNGPPQPGRRRLGVMGGTFDPIHHGHLVAASEVAARFHLDEVVFVPTGQPWQKSHRLVSAAEDRYLMTVVATVENPQFSVSRIDIDRGGPTYTVDTLRDLRALNPDTDLFFITGADALAQILTWRDSEELFSLAHFVGVTRPGHHLTDAGLPEGGVSLVEVPALAISSTDCRARVAKGDPVWYLVPDGVVRYIAKRELYRGE, encoded by the coding sequence ATGGGAGAGCAGGACATGCCTACCGGTCCGGTGGATGACACGGCCGGGGAACCGATCGAGGCCGCAGTCACGACCGGGGCGGGGGCCGAGGGCACGGCCAGGCAGCCGGTGAGCGGCGCCGAGCACCGTCCGGCGCCGCGCCGGGCCGGCGGCCCGGGCAACGGCCCGCCGCAGCCTGGCAGGCGCCGCCTCGGCGTCATGGGCGGCACCTTCGACCCGATCCACCACGGGCACCTGGTGGCGGCCAGCGAGGTCGCCGCGCGGTTCCACCTCGACGAGGTGGTCTTCGTCCCCACCGGGCAGCCGTGGCAGAAGAGCCACCGGTTGGTCTCCGCGGCCGAGGACCGCTACCTGATGACGGTCGTCGCGACCGTCGAGAACCCGCAGTTCTCGGTGAGCCGGATCGACATCGACCGCGGCGGGCCCACCTACACCGTGGACACCCTGCGTGACCTGCGCGCGCTCAACCCCGACACAGACCTGTTCTTCATCACCGGAGCCGACGCCCTCGCGCAGATCCTCACCTGGCGGGACAGCGAGGAACTGTTCTCCCTCGCGCACTTCGTGGGCGTCACCAGGCCCGGCCATCATCTGACCGACGCGGGCCTGCCCGAGGGGGGCGTCTCGCTCGTCGAGGTTCCCGCCCTGGCCATTTCCTCGACGGACTGCCGTGCGAGAGTCGCCAAGGGAGATCCCGTCTGGTACCTGGTGCCGGACGGGGTCGTGCGCTACATCGCCAAGCGTGAGCTGTACCGCGGCGAGTGA
- the rsfS gene encoding ribosome silencing factor, which yields MTATDRSIELVSTAAQAAADKLAHDIVAYDVSDVLSITDAFLLASAPNDRQVKSIVDEIEERLSKELDAKPVRREGDREARWVLLDYVDIVVHVQHSEERVFYALERLWKDCPELELPEDAVATRGKAAEHARQKEAEETVEPGGEWR from the coding sequence GTGACCGCAACCGACCGTTCCATCGAGCTCGTCTCCACCGCTGCCCAGGCCGCGGCCGACAAGCTCGCGCACGACATCGTCGCCTACGACGTCAGTGACGTGCTGTCCATCACCGACGCCTTCCTGCTGGCCTCCGCGCCCAACGACCGTCAGGTCAAGTCGATCGTCGACGAGATCGAGGAGCGGCTCAGCAAGGAGCTCGACGCCAAGCCGGTCCGCCGCGAGGGCGACCGCGAGGCCCGCTGGGTACTGCTCGACTACGTCGACATCGTCGTCCATGTCCAGCACAGCGAGGAGCGCGTCTTCTACGCCCTGGAGCGGCTGTGGAAGGACTGCCCCGAACTGGAGCTGCCCGAGGACGCCGTGGCCACCCGCGGCAAGGCCGCCGAGCACGCCCGGCAGAAGGAGGCCGAGGAGACCGTGGAGCCGGGTGGTGAGTGGCGGTGA
- a CDS encoding SCO2583 family membrane protein: protein MAGPADPPGGAPEGTPGGGEDEYRSVVFDETFVRAARLQEFSAQERITDHAPAVRRRPPRHRGLSRQVLLLVVLIAMAFGTAIYMGVRHPSRAPGAGEAAESLRMTVIPLAPEGKVPGTTDSQRLYDSSPAAQFSVGAKGVPLPASRRTEHFSDGQVVTALLTAKDYIVRSALDPQVLTGGETRSVRVLLGVDQQDQFDRSFTRPAPDGRHAPTGWLVRFDPSRTELADRRIRVRGTLQASEADSGTLEVTADHTSVYALRPADAGQGARVSLFTVRRELHFRFDREDLRLHQTQLVVSHVQAGPLSCAEDSTSRLRPLLAGGTAKEGGPAGTDPYATDGTPALCGSLAAAAQPRV from the coding sequence ATGGCAGGGCCTGCGGACCCACCCGGAGGAGCACCCGAGGGCACCCCCGGAGGTGGCGAGGACGAGTACCGGTCCGTCGTCTTCGACGAGACCTTTGTCCGGGCTGCCCGCCTTCAGGAGTTCTCCGCCCAGGAGCGCATCACCGACCACGCCCCCGCCGTGCGCCGCCGGCCGCCCCGGCACCGGGGCCTGTCCCGGCAGGTGCTGCTCCTCGTGGTGCTGATCGCCATGGCCTTCGGCACCGCGATCTACATGGGCGTACGCCATCCATCCCGGGCGCCCGGCGCCGGTGAGGCCGCCGAGTCGCTGCGCATGACCGTGATCCCGCTCGCCCCCGAGGGCAAGGTGCCCGGCACCACCGATTCCCAACGGCTGTACGACAGCAGCCCGGCGGCGCAGTTCAGCGTCGGGGCGAAGGGGGTGCCCCTCCCGGCATCCCGGCGTACCGAGCACTTCTCGGACGGGCAGGTCGTGACGGCGCTGCTCACCGCGAAGGACTACATCGTCCGGTCCGCCCTCGACCCCCAGGTGCTCACCGGCGGGGAGACCCGCTCCGTACGCGTCCTGCTCGGCGTCGACCAGCAGGACCAGTTCGACCGGAGCTTCACCCGGCCGGCCCCGGACGGGCGGCACGCGCCCACCGGATGGCTCGTCCGCTTCGATCCCTCCCGCACGGAGCTGGCCGACCGCAGGATCCGCGTCCGGGGCACCCTGCAGGCGTCCGAGGCCGACTCCGGCACCCTCGAGGTCACCGCGGACCACACCTCGGTGTACGCGCTGCGGCCGGCCGACGCGGGCCAGGGAGCCCGGGTGTCGCTGTTCACCGTCCGGCGCGAACTGCACTTCCGCTTCGACCGCGAGGACCTGCGCCTGCACCAGACGCAGCTCGTCGTCTCCCACGTCCAGGCCGGCCCGCTGTCCTGCGCCGAGGACTCCACGAGCCGTCTGCGCCCCCTGCTGGCGGGCGGCACGGCCAAGGAGGGCGGACCCGCCGGCACCGACCCGTACGCCACGGACGGCACCCCGGCCCTGTGCGGCTCGCTGGCGGCGGCAGCACAGCCCAGGGTGTGA
- a CDS encoding glutamate-5-semialdehyde dehydrogenase → MTTLSPYDSMSPVNQAAYRAKGAAATLAPLPRAAKDDALLAVADALEVRASEIVEANAQDVAKAREAGISEGMIDRLTLTPERVRAIASDVRDVAALPDPVGEVVRGSTLPNGIDLRQVRVPLGVVGIIYEGRPNVTVDAAALCLKSGNAVLLRGSSSAYRSNTALVRVLRDAVGGAGLPADAVQLVPGEGRDSVRELMRARGLVDVLIPRGGASLINTIVQESVVPVIETGTGNCHVYVDADADLDTAVEILVNSKAQRVGVCNAAETLLVHQDIAPAFLPRALEALAEAGVTVHADERVMAYAKDSAATVVEATTEDWETEYLSHDIAAAVVDSLDRAVEHIRLWTSGHTEAIVTTSQQAARRFTQLVDSTTVAVNASTRFTDGGQFGFGAEIGISTQKLHARGPMGLPELTSTKYIVTGDGHVRR, encoded by the coding sequence ATGACCACGCTTTCGCCATACGACTCGATGTCTCCGGTCAACCAGGCCGCATACCGGGCCAAGGGGGCCGCCGCCACCCTCGCGCCGTTGCCACGCGCGGCGAAGGACGACGCGCTGCTCGCCGTCGCGGACGCGCTGGAGGTCCGGGCGAGCGAGATCGTCGAAGCAAATGCCCAGGACGTCGCCAAGGCACGTGAGGCGGGCATCAGCGAGGGCATGATCGACCGGCTCACCCTCACCCCGGAGCGGGTGCGCGCGATCGCCTCCGACGTGCGGGACGTGGCCGCGCTGCCCGACCCGGTCGGCGAGGTCGTCCGCGGCTCCACCCTGCCCAACGGCATCGACCTGCGGCAGGTCCGGGTGCCGCTCGGCGTCGTCGGGATCATCTACGAGGGCCGCCCCAACGTCACGGTCGACGCCGCCGCCCTGTGCCTGAAGTCCGGCAACGCGGTCCTGCTGCGCGGCTCGTCCTCCGCGTACCGGTCGAACACCGCACTGGTCCGGGTGCTGCGCGACGCCGTGGGCGGCGCCGGGCTGCCCGCCGACGCCGTGCAGCTGGTGCCCGGCGAGGGCCGGGACAGCGTGCGCGAGCTGATGCGCGCCCGCGGCCTGGTCGACGTCCTCATCCCGCGCGGCGGTGCCTCCCTGATCAACACGATCGTCCAGGAGTCGGTCGTCCCGGTCATCGAGACCGGCACCGGCAACTGCCACGTCTACGTCGACGCCGACGCGGACCTCGACACCGCCGTGGAGATCCTGGTCAACTCCAAGGCCCAGCGGGTCGGCGTGTGCAACGCCGCCGAGACCCTCCTGGTCCACCAGGACATCGCCCCCGCGTTCCTGCCGCGCGCCCTGGAGGCCCTGGCCGAAGCCGGGGTCACCGTGCACGCCGACGAGCGGGTGATGGCATACGCCAAGGACTCCGCGGCGACGGTCGTGGAGGCCACCACGGAGGACTGGGAGACCGAGTACCTCTCCCACGACATCGCCGCGGCCGTCGTCGACTCGCTCGACCGGGCCGTGGAGCACATCCGGCTGTGGACCTCCGGCCACACCGAGGCCATCGTCACCACCTCGCAGCAGGCGGCCCGCCGGTTCACCCAACTGGTGGACTCCACCACCGTCGCCGTCAACGCCTCCACCCGGTTCACCGACGGCGGCCAGTTCGGCTTCGGCGCGGAGATCGGCATCTCCACGCAGAAGCTGCACGCCCGGGGGCCGATGGGCCTGCCGGAGCTGACCAGCACCAAGTACATCGTGACCGGCGACGGGCACGTCCGCCGCTGA
- a CDS encoding ferredoxin has protein sequence MNEALPDVPEVRVVGLPQLTSGFDLVDRLDLPMHLKVHGPLEPMGGEQLAQLSERINLRGRGGAGFPFHKKLRSVAETAIKRGVRPVVVVNGSEDEPACRKDTVMINRAPHLILDGALLCAEAMGARTLVVGVTRESTKRSMEAALAERGLNNGRRSAMRARVQLNPVRMVTGAAASLIRSIDGGPAIPPGRKVSASKNGVGGAPTLLSNAETFAQLAIAARIGPERYCNTGLYDEPGTVMLTVSGAVARPMVIEVPTGVPLRYVLQLAGAPPMPQGVLTGGYHGKWIDAATVNEAIVSRNSLDAVGGALGAGAILPISQDTCPLGESLMVAKWLAEESAGQCGPCYLGLPAAARGLEDILNGGGPAALEAVKQVAKSVKRRGACSHPDGSAMFLESTVKAFTDDLTAHVMGNGCGRPVEGVLPLFEGGRAPTGIPGGGGEENGPSRQKIFVDWTLCRGHGLCADILPEVFQLGADGFPTVAQAQVPRDAEAKAMRAVRRCPALALRVEEGAQSKAPSRNLPVLSQGRGRRALGR, from the coding sequence GTGAACGAGGCTCTGCCCGACGTACCCGAAGTCCGCGTCGTCGGGCTTCCCCAGCTCACGTCGGGCTTCGACCTTGTCGACCGGCTCGATCTCCCCATGCACCTCAAGGTGCACGGGCCACTCGAACCCATGGGCGGCGAACAGCTCGCCCAGCTCTCTGAACGCATCAACCTCAGGGGACGCGGCGGCGCCGGCTTCCCCTTCCACAAGAAGCTGCGTTCGGTCGCCGAGACGGCGATCAAACGCGGCGTCCGGCCGGTCGTCGTCGTCAACGGCAGCGAGGACGAACCGGCCTGCCGCAAGGACACGGTGATGATCAACCGTGCTCCGCATCTCATCCTGGACGGCGCACTGCTGTGCGCCGAGGCCATGGGTGCCCGCACGCTCGTGGTGGGGGTCACCCGGGAGTCCACCAAGCGCTCCATGGAGGCCGCGCTCGCCGAACGGGGCCTCAACAACGGGCGCCGGTCCGCGATGCGCGCCCGCGTGCAGCTCAACCCGGTGCGCATGGTCACGGGCGCCGCGGCCTCACTGATCCGCTCCATCGACGGTGGTCCGGCGATCCCGCCGGGCCGCAAGGTCAGCGCCTCGAAGAACGGTGTGGGCGGCGCGCCCACCCTGCTCTCCAACGCCGAGACCTTCGCGCAGCTCGCCATCGCCGCCCGCATCGGCCCGGAGCGCTACTGCAACACCGGCTTGTACGACGAGCCGGGCACCGTCATGCTCACGGTCTCCGGGGCGGTCGCCCGCCCCATGGTGATCGAGGTCCCGACGGGCGTACCGCTGCGTTACGTCCTCCAGCTCGCCGGCGCGCCGCCGATGCCGCAGGGCGTGCTCACCGGCGGCTACCACGGCAAGTGGATCGACGCGGCGACCGTCAACGAGGCGATCGTCTCCCGCAACTCCCTGGACGCGGTGGGCGGCGCGCTCGGCGCGGGCGCGATCCTGCCGATCAGCCAGGACACCTGTCCACTGGGCGAGTCCCTGATGGTGGCGAAATGGCTGGCCGAGGAGAGCGCCGGCCAGTGCGGCCCCTGCTACCTGGGCCTGCCGGCCGCCGCGCGCGGCCTGGAGGACATCCTCAACGGCGGCGGCCCGGCCGCCCTGGAGGCCGTCAAGCAGGTCGCCAAGAGCGTGAAGCGGCGCGGCGCGTGTTCGCATCCGGACGGCTCCGCGATGTTCCTGGAGTCGACCGTCAAGGCGTTCACCGACGACCTCACCGCCCACGTCATGGGCAACGGCTGCGGGCGCCCCGTGGAGGGCGTGCTGCCGCTCTTCGAGGGCGGCAGGGCCCCTACGGGCATCCCGGGCGGGGGCGGGGAGGAGAACGGCCCCAGCCGCCAGAAGATCTTCGTCGACTGGACGCTGTGCCGGGGCCACGGCCTGTGCGCGGACATCCTCCCCGAGGTCTTCCAGCTCGGCGCGGACGGCTTCCCGACCGTCGCCCAGGCCCAGGTGCCACGCGACGCGGAGGCCAAGGCGATGCGCGCGGTGCGCCGCTGTCCGGCGCTGGCCCTGCGCGTCGAGGAGGGAGCGCAGTCCAAGGCGCCCTCCCGCAATCTGCCGGTACTCTCCCAGGGCCGCGGCCGGCGAGCGCTGGGCCGCTGA
- the proB gene encoding glutamate 5-kinase yields MGEARRIVVKVGSSSLTTAAGGLDADRVDALVDVLAKVRSGGERELVLVSSGAIAAGLAPLGLTRRPRDLARQQAAASVGQGLLMARYTASFARYGVRVGQVLLTSDDMSRRAHHRNASRTLDKLLAMGAFPVVNENDTVATDEIRFGDNDRLAALVAHLVHADLLVLLSDVDGVYDGDPARPGTSRISLVRGPEDLAHVEIGSAGKAGVGTGGMVTKVEAARIAAAAGVPVVLTSTVHAGDALAGADTGTYFHPTGRRSADRLLWLQHASTPQGSLTLDDGAVRAVVERRKSLLPAGIAGVEGEFSAGDPVELRDRAGRPVARGLVNFDAKEIPRLIGRSTHDLARDLGPEYEREVVHRDDLVVLHP; encoded by the coding sequence GTGGGCGAGGCCCGCAGGATCGTCGTCAAGGTCGGATCCTCGTCGCTGACGACCGCGGCGGGCGGCCTGGACGCCGACCGGGTCGACGCACTCGTCGACGTGCTCGCCAAAGTACGGTCCGGGGGAGAGCGCGAACTCGTCCTCGTCTCCTCCGGTGCCATCGCCGCCGGGCTCGCCCCCCTGGGCCTCACCCGGCGACCGCGCGACCTCGCCCGCCAGCAGGCCGCCGCCAGCGTCGGCCAGGGTCTGCTGATGGCCCGCTACACCGCATCCTTCGCCCGCTACGGCGTCCGCGTCGGCCAAGTGCTGCTCACCTCCGACGACATGAGCCGCCGCGCCCACCACCGCAACGCCTCCCGCACCCTCGACAAGCTGCTGGCGATGGGCGCCTTCCCGGTCGTCAACGAGAACGACACCGTCGCCACCGACGAGATCCGCTTCGGGGACAACGACCGCCTCGCCGCCCTCGTCGCCCACCTGGTCCACGCCGACCTGCTGGTCCTGCTGTCCGACGTGGACGGCGTGTACGACGGCGACCCCGCCCGGCCCGGCACCTCGCGGATCTCGCTGGTGCGGGGCCCGGAGGACCTCGCCCACGTCGAGATCGGCAGCGCCGGGAAGGCCGGCGTCGGCACCGGCGGCATGGTCACCAAGGTCGAGGCCGCCCGGATCGCCGCCGCCGCGGGCGTCCCGGTCGTACTGACCAGCACCGTCCACGCGGGGGACGCCCTCGCCGGCGCGGACACCGGCACCTACTTCCACCCCACCGGCCGGCGCTCCGCCGACCGGCTGCTGTGGCTCCAGCACGCGTCCACCCCGCAGGGCTCGCTCACCCTCGACGACGGCGCGGTGCGCGCGGTCGTCGAGCGCCGCAAGTCGCTGCTGCCGGCCGGGATCGCGGGCGTCGAAGGCGAGTTCAGCGCGGGCGACCCGGTCGAGCTGCGGGACCGCGCGGGGCGGCCGGTGGCCCGCGGCCTGGTCAACTTCGACGCCAAAGAGATCCCCCGGCTGATCGGCCGCTCCACCCACGACCTCGCCCGGGACCTCGGCCCCGAGTACGAACGCGAGGTCGTACACAGGGACGATCTGGTGGTCCTGCATCCGTAA
- a CDS encoding M48 family metallopeptidase, with translation MSDGHQHNGHEKVPSRQRRRFPGISSRAYEHPADRSALVALRKLTGFDTVFKALSGLLPERSLRLLFLSDSVRVSERQFAHLNVMLRDACYILDLEKVPPMYVKQDPTPNAMCIGMDEPIIVVTTGLVELLDEEEMRAVVGHEVGHALSGHSVYRTILLFLTSLAVRVAWIPLGSVAVMAIVTALREWFRKSELSADRAGLLVGQDPQASMRGLMKIAGGNHLHEMNVDAFLEQAEEYDAGGDLRDSVLKILNVLPRSHPFTTVRAAELKKWAETREYQRVMEGHYPRRDEDKDASVRDSWRDSASSYAGDVKNSKDPLMKLVSDIAGGAGDLGGRVRRGFGGFTSSGPGSAQAPGGTREPGTSSDPDAGDDRPPRDGA, from the coding sequence ATGTCCGACGGCCATCAGCACAACGGGCACGAGAAGGTGCCGAGCAGGCAGCGCAGGCGTTTCCCCGGAATCTCCTCGCGTGCGTACGAACACCCCGCCGACCGCTCCGCCCTGGTGGCGCTGCGCAAGCTGACCGGTTTCGACACGGTCTTCAAGGCTCTGAGCGGCCTGCTGCCCGAGCGCAGTCTGCGGCTGCTCTTCCTGTCCGACTCGGTGCGCGTCTCGGAACGGCAGTTCGCGCACCTCAACGTCATGCTGCGGGACGCCTGCTACATCCTGGACCTGGAGAAGGTCCCGCCGATGTACGTGAAGCAGGACCCGACGCCGAACGCGATGTGCATCGGCATGGACGAGCCGATCATCGTGGTCACCACGGGGCTGGTCGAGCTGCTCGACGAGGAGGAGATGCGGGCCGTCGTCGGGCACGAGGTCGGGCACGCGCTGTCCGGGCACTCTGTGTACCGGACCATCCTGCTGTTCCTGACGTCCCTCGCGGTGCGGGTGGCCTGGATCCCGCTGGGCAGCGTCGCGGTCATGGCGATCGTGACGGCGCTGCGCGAGTGGTTCCGCAAGTCGGAGTTGTCCGCGGACCGTGCGGGGCTGCTGGTGGGCCAGGACCCCCAGGCCTCGATGCGCGGCCTGATGAAGATCGCCGGCGGCAACCACCTGCACGAGATGAACGTCGACGCGTTCCTGGAGCAGGCCGAGGAGTACGACGCCGGGGGCGACCTGCGCGACTCCGTGCTGAAGATCCTCAACGTGCTGCCCCGCTCCCACCCGTTCACCACCGTCCGGGCCGCCGAGCTGAAGAAGTGGGCGGAGACCCGCGAGTACCAGCGGGTCATGGAGGGCCACTACCCGCGACGCGACGAGGACAAGGACGCCTCGGTACGGGACTCCTGGCGCGACTCGGCGAGCAGTTACGCCGGCGACGTGAAGAACTCCAAGGACCCGCTGATGAAGCTGGTCAGCGACATCGCGGGCGGCGCCGGCGACCTGGGGGGCCGGGTCCGCCGCGGCTTCGGCGGCTTCACGTCCTCGGGACCGGGGTCCGCGCAGGCGCCGGGCGGGACCCGGGAGCCGGGCACGTCGTCGGACCCGGACGCCGGGGACGACCGGCCGCCGCGCGACGGCGCCTGA